GTACGTTCGCTGATGTTCAGCTCACGGCATGCCATAAATTGGCGGGCTCCGTTTTGAATGGCTACTTCGATTAAAGCAACGTAAGCGTCCAATAAACACATGGATTTAAAAATTGCCAAAAACATGAGAAAATAGACTCAAAAAATAACTTTTAGTGTGTTCAGAGTGACTCTGAAAACACTAAAAGTAAGATTGGAGAGTTAATAGTGGCACTGATGAAAGTTACCAATCACGCCATTCAAAAGGAAAAATGGCAGACAATGATCCAGGAGCGCATAGAAAGTGGATTGTCGATAAAAGCATGGTGTGCTAAAAACCAGGTTTCAGAAGGCAGTTATTATTACTGGCTCAAAACAATCAGAGAAGATTCATTGTTGAGGGCAGGTACGCTTGCGGTTACCGGTGGCACAGAGTTTGCAGAACTTTCTAGGAAAGCTACGGAAAGTAAAAGGAAATCAGATGGAGTCTGCGCAGTTATCCATTTTCAGGAGATTGAGCTCGACATTTATAATGGCGCTGATTATGAGACACTGGAAACGGTGATTCAGCTCATCAGACAATCATGCTGATTCGTTTCTCTGAAGATATTCGGATTTTTATAGCCTGTGGCTATACTGATATGCGACGGCAAATCGACGGACTGGCGGCCATCGTTCAAATGAACTTTCAGCTGGATCCATTTCAAAACGCCCTTTTCTTGTTCTGCGGTAAAAAACGGGACCGAATGAAGGCACTGTTTTGGGAAGGCGACGGATTCCTGTTGCTCTACAAGCGGCTTGAAAGTGGTATGTTTCAGTGGCCAAAATCAACAGATGAAGTTAGAGAAATTACCCCACAGCAGTATCGATGGTTATTGGAAGGACTCTCCATTGATCAGAAGAAAGCCATCGTCAATGTTAATAACAAGCGTTTGCTATAACCTCTGAAGCCCTTATATTTAGGCTGTTTCAGAGGTTTTTTCATGGTGAATCAGACCAGTTTATGGTATAATAAGATCATAAAAAATCGATGAAAGGGTTCAGGTTCAATGGTTGAAAAAACAACTGACAATACAGTCCTGCTTGATGTGATCAGGCAGCAGAATGAAACAATTGCAGCGCTGAATAATACCATTGAACAGATGAATGCCGACTCAAAAGCACTTCGGGAACAGCTGGATTTTTTAACCCGCAAGCTGTTTGGGAAAAAGAGTGAAAAAACATCGGTGATATCGGGACAGATTGTTATGGAAGAGTTGGCTTTTGGTCAGTTTGATGAAGCAGAAATCGAAGCCTGCGCAGATGAGCCTGAACCTGTCATTACACAAAAGAAAACCCGTGCCGGTTACTCCCGTGAAAAAGCGCTGGCCAATCTGCCTGAAGAAGACCGGATTTATTCACTACCGGAAGACCGTCAAATATGTCCTGCCGACGGAGCTGAACTCAATTATGCCGGGAAAAAATATTTGCGGACAGAGATCGAACATCTTCCGTCAACGTTAAAACTGGTTCACATCTATCAGGAGACCTGGGAGTGTCGGACCTGCCGTAAAGAAGGTCGGCCTTACCACATTCAGGCGCCAGCGAACGAACCGTTGCTCCAGCATTCCATGGCCAGTCCATCCAGTGTCGCCTGGATCATGTATCAGAAATATGTCAACCATGTGCCGCTATACCGGCAGGAAAAAGACTTTAAAAATCTGGGGATGGAACTTTCACGAAGCACCCTGTCCAACTGGATTGTAAAAATATCCGATGAATGGCTTGGCGCCATGGTATCCCGGTTTCACGAAAAGCTTCTGCTGCAAACGCATCTGCATGCCGACGAAACACCGATCCAGGTCATGAAGGAGGAAGGGCGCCCCAATAGCGCTAAATCTTATATGTGGGTATTCACCTCCGGTTCACGGACTGATCAGTCGATTCGAATTTTTAAGTATCGGACCGGACGGGCCGGAAAGAATGCCACAGAATTTTTAAGTGGCTATCAAGGATATCTGCATACCGATGCTTACTCAGGATATGGCGTTGTTAAAAATGTTAAAAGGTGCCTTTGCTGGAGTCATGCACGACGTTACTTTGTCGATGCCATGCCTAAAACGACTAAAAGCACAGACGCTATCCTGCCGCAACAGGGTATTGCCTACTGCAACAAACTTTTTGAAATTGAAGAAACCCTGAAAAATTTAACGTCTGAAGAACGGCGAGTTCAGCGTCTAAAACAGGAAATCCCTGTTTTGGAGGCCTTTTGGGCGTGGGTTGATACCAATCTTGAAGTGGTGTTATTACGGTCTAAAATTGGTAAAGCTTTGCAGTATGTAAAAAATCAGAAAACTTTACTGATGACATATCTGGACGACGGGGATTGCGAGATTTCTAATAATCTTGCTGAAAACAGCATCCGCCCCTTCACGGTAGGAAGAAATTATGTACTCAACTAGGTTATGTGCTGAATATGAAATAAAATATTTCTGGAAATTAAATTTTTCGAAACATCAGCACATAACAACATAAGCATATCTTGCTATTATAAGCAAAAAGGAGACAATGCTTATGGACTGTGAAATGAAATGTAATGATTCGTTAATAAACTTTGAGGTCTATTTAAAGGAAAATGGTTATTCTAAAAATGTTATTCCGATGTATATACGAACAGTTCGGACATTTTTAAAAACCAATGAACTATTCTGGTCTTCATCAAAAGATACTGTTGAACTTAAATCTAATTTTTCAGATTATCTGAAAAATCAGCCATTGAATAGTCAAAAATCTATGATTCAGGCTGCGCTTCATCTTTTCTACTATTTTATTAGTGGTGAACAGTTTAACAGACGCCTCAATAGTAAGGATTTTAATTTTAATCCGTTGATTGAAACTGAAATTGAACGATTTCAAAGGTACTTAAAAGAAGTTGCCGGTCTCAGTAACAATACAATCATTTCTCAATGTAACACCATCAAAATATTTCTTTATAGCAATTTTCAGAAAACAGAATTTTCACCTGAGAAAATAACGGCTGATCTTGTTCGTATTCATTTCACCCATACGCTTGGCCATGTTTTGCCATCATCGAAGAAAACAATCATTACCAGAATAAGGAGTTACATACGTTTTCTTGAATTTAGCGACGGATTCAGAGCAGATGAAATATTAAAATTGCCGATGACATCTCCAGTCTGGCGTCGTTCAGGGTTGCCCAAAATTTTAACCGATGACGAGTTGAACCGTCTTTATAGTGTCTATGATCAAACAGAGCCGACAGATATCCGCAATTATGCAATTCTTCGCAGTTTAAAAGATTTGGGTTTGCGTTGTTCAGAAGTTGCAGGGTTAACGTTAGATGATATTAACTGGCCTCAGGGAACAATGCGAATAAAAAACACCAAATCTCATTCTGAAAGATTGCTTCCATTACCGGCAATGACTGGTCAGGCACTTGAAGCATATTTGTTAAAGGTTCGCCCCGTAACCGAAGAGCGAACTCTATTTGTAAGGTTTAAAAATGAAACTGGTTTTCCAATGGGAGTATCGCAGATCCGTCAAACTGTAAGAAAAGCAGCAACCAAAGCTGGGCTTGAAAATTTTACGGGTACTCATATGTTAAGACACACAACAGCGAAAAAAATGATTAATAATGGTACCAGTTTGAAGACAATTGCAGATATTCTTGGGCATGAATCCATTGAAACGACCAGCATTTATACAAAAGTCGACATTGTTCAGTTACAGGAAGTGGCTGGTATATGGCCTGAGGTAATAAAATGAACGCTCATCTCATTACCAGGCAAGTAGAAGACTATATTGCTTACAAAAAAGGTCTGGGCTATCAGATCAAAGTAGAATCGGGTGAATTAAGACGCTTTGCTGCGTACACTCAATCCATTGGCTACGAAGGTTCATTAACTGTTGAACTTGCTTTTCAGTGGGCGATGCTTAAACCCGAATATTCACGCTGGTACATGGCAAGAAGGATGGAGACAGTCCGGACATTTGCAAAATATATTTGTGTTTTTGATCCAGATGCACAAATGATTCCCAAAGGTATGTTCGGGAAATGTCATGGCAGAACAACTCCTTATATTTTTTCTACCGAAGAAATTTGCACCTTGATGAAAGAAGCAACAAAGTTATATTCCCCTGATGGGCTGAGACGACTAACCATAGCAACCGCAATTGGTCTTTTATGGGTTACTGGGATGCGGCCGAATGAAATCTGTCAGCTAATAAATAGCGATGTTGATTTGGTAAATGGTCAAATTCTTATAAGGGAAACAAAGTTTTTTAAAAAACGGCTTCTTCCTTTAGATGAAACAACCATTGCTGCACTTAAAACATATGTAACAAACAGAGATCAACTTCGAAAATATTTTTCGGATGAACATTTTCTGATTATGACTGGTGGTCAGCAATTGAAGTTACGTAATCTTGAGTATGCAATGCAACTGATCAGAACAGTGCTTTTATCAGAAACCCAGAATTGGGTGCATCGACCACCCAGACTTTATGATATCCGCCATTCATTTGCATGCCATACTTTGTTAAAATGGTTAAAAAGCGGAATTGATGTAAATGCCAAAATACTTTATCTTAGCACTTATCTTGGTCATGTTAAGGTAGCCGATACTTACTGGTATTTGACGGGTACCCCAGAGTTGATGGACTTTGCTTCTTATTCTTTTGAATGTTTCTTTTATGGAAACGTCGGTAAGCATGATGAAAAGTAAAGATTTTCAGAGCCTGCTCCAACGCTATTTCGTGGAAAGACTGATTAATCAGCAAAGGGTTTCCCCTTGTACCATCGAATCCTATCGTGATACATTTCGAATATTCTTGAAGTATATGCATGATGTGCAGCATATAAAATCAGATAAAATACAAATGGAAGATCTCAATGCTGATACTGTTGTTGAATTCCTGAATTATCTGGAAAAAGTCAGAAAAAATCAGGGAAAAACTATTAATAACCGTCTTGCAGCTATAAAAGCATTTATGGATTATGTTTCCTATCAATTTCCAGAATCTTTGGAATTAGTTCGTAGAATCAAAGCCATTCCTTTTCGCAACATCGATAAAAAAGATATTTCTTATCTTACAAAAGATGAAATAGATTGTTTGCTCAATGCCTGTAATATCAAAAATTCAGAGGGTAAACGTGACTATCTGATGGTGTTACTACTTTATAATTCCGGGATAAGAGTATCTGAAATGATCACTATCCAGGGGAAAGACATTATTATTTCTGATAATGACCGCAGTCATTTAAGGATTATGGGAAAAGGTAGAAAAGAACGAATCGTTCCTTTGTGGCAATCAACTACAAAATACCTCATTGAATATTTGCAGTTCAATAAAATTTCGGATCATGACTATCTGCTGTCTGGCAGAAATGTTAATCATTTGACCCGTTCGGGCGTTCGTTATCGAATTGACTGTATTGTTAAAGTCGCATCAGAAAAAAATTCGAAATTAAAAACCAAAAACATAACGCCACATGTATTTCGCCATTCAACAGCAATGAGTCTGCTCCAGGCAGGCGTTGACCTTTCCACAATTGCAATATGGCTTGGACATGAAAGTATAGAGACGACTCACAAATATATGGTTGCTGATATAACGTTAAAAGAAAAAGCGCTAGACAAACTTAATGAACCCAACGTGAATCAGTCAAACAATCGATATCATGCTACCGATGATATTTTGCAATTCTTAAACTCATTATGATAATTAGGTTATGTGCTGGACCGATAGAAAAAACGTCTGACGAATCAATTTTTGCCCAGTTTCAGCACATAACCTAGTTGAGTACATAATTTCTTTTATGTGCTTAAGCACATAAAAGAAAGAACTGGCTTTTCGCAGGCAGTCCTGACGGCGCGAGTGCCAGTGCGATTGTTTACTCGATTGTTGAAACTGCCAAAGCGAATCAATTGAATCCCTATAAATATCTGGAATTTTTATTGAAAAAGCTTCCAGCGATTCCATTCCATGAAGACAAAACTCTGCTGGATCAGCTGCTTCCCTGGAATGCTGATGTTCAGACTATGTGTAAAGTTTAATAGTGTAAATAGAAAATGGCGGCTTTTAGGCCGCCATACTTATTTTTTGTACATGCTTTTATTGGACGCTTACAAAGCAACAGCGATTTTGCGATCTGAGGTTGGGATCATTCGTCCTCGGGCTCCCCCCAGATCGCTTGTGCCTTTTTTCTAAGCACCAGTAATGCTGCTGTTTCAGCCAATGCTGCTTCCTTTCGCTTCAGTTCGCGATTGAGTTGGGTCACCTGTTTTTTTGATTCGCTTAGATCTTTTTTAAGTCTCTTTGATTCATTGGCAACACTCCCATTGGCATTGATGCAGGCATCCCGCCAGGCTTCGATTTGTTCAACATAAAGGCCTTTTTCACGGCTATATTCAGCCAGCTCAGCCTGATTCATACGGGCTGTTTCCAGGACGATCAGAAATTTATCCTCACTGGACCAGTCTTCTGAAGTTCCTGTTCCCGAGGGTGCTGCCATTCCGGACGCTTTTGCCTGCTTCTTCCACTTGAAAAGTGTCTGCTCTGAAACACCGGTTTCATTATGCAGCTGGCGAACTGATTTGCTGATCGGCGGCAACATCTGCTGGATAATATGTTCTTTGAATTCATCGCTATATTGTGTCATGTGATACTCCTATCCTTTTCTATATTTACTATAATATAGTATATTCAATCACCTGACAACTATCCTAACACATAGTGAATTGATGGTGGTATTACTTATACTACTCATGTTGAGAATATTGGTTGGCAGGATTATGTATCTAATGGTGTTATGGCGGGTACTTCTGGTCGGGGTTTGAGACTTGAGGGAGTCCGAATAAAATTGACTGGAAACGCAGCGAATCAGTATGATGTTTATTATCGTACTCATGTTCAGAATATTGGTTGGATGGCTTGGGCTTCTAATGGTGCTGACTCTGGTTCTGCGGGGTATGGATGGCGTTTAGAGGGTATTCAGATTCAGTTAGTTCCTAAGGGGGATCCTGCACCTTCTAATGCTGATGCAGCTAGTAGTGTTCCTTTTGCTCAGGCTGATTAATTTGAAAATAAAAATAAAGACTTGTATATTTAAGTATGCAGGTCTTTTTTTGAAAATAAATATTGAAAATTTTATCAATAAAGCATGATTTTTCCCGCGGATTTCCCGCAAATTTGATTAATTTTGATAGTTTTATAAATTCTAAAATGGCTTTAAATAGCCAATATACTCACTTTAAAAACACTACTTTTCATTTGGTAGGGGTCGCTGGTTCAAGTCCAGTCGGGATCACCATTTATGAATCATAACGCCGTTTAGGGCGTTTTTTTATTTTTTGATTTTCACATTGCAGGTATAAGTAGTTAGGTGTAAAATTTTTTTAATATTGTATATAAACTTTGTTAGCTATCGAGCTAAACTAGTTAATAAAATGAAAGGACTTTAAGCAAGAAATCTGAAGCGTCAAAATAGCGAGATTACTTGGCTTAATGATTGTAAGAAGAAATGAAACAGATCACATCAAATGAAGAAATCAACAGATTAAATGCAGAAAATCAGATGTTTTTGTTATATTTTTCAGGGGAAATGTGTAGTGTGTGTCATGATTTAAAGCCCAAGGTTGAAGAAATGCTGATGAATTACTCTGGTATTGACGTGGCCCAGGTTGATATTAAAAAAGCAGCCGCGATTGCTGCAAGTTTTCAGATATTTACTGTTCCGGCCGTCATATTTTTTATTGAAGGTAAAGAAACGATACGTCAGGCAGGTGTTTTTAGTATGACAGCGCTTGAAGAAAAAATAGCTAGATATTATAGACTTCTTAATGAGTAGAGATAAATAATTTGTAATGGCTGTATAATAAACAAGAACTGAGATGCGTTGAGAAATCTTGAATTTGACTGACGCATTATCAAATATGTCTATATTAGTCTAAATTGCGGTTTCTGACCGCTTTTTTTTATTTTTTTCTGACAAGGAACTTTGTCATCAAACAGAGATTATAAATCACCATAAAAATAAAATATTTAAAGGTAGAATCAACTTTTTTTAAAAGCCTATGATAAAATGTATTAAAATGCCAGAAAGGAAACGTAAACAATGAAATTAATCCATCTGTCAGATCTGCATATCGGAAAAAAAGTCCATGAATTTTCGATGATTGAAGATCAGAAGTACATCTTAAATGAAATATTAAATATTGTTAAAAATGAAAAGGTGGAGGGGCTTATTATTGCCGGTGATATTTACGACAGACCAGTTCCCTCGGCTGAAGCCGTAGATTTGTTTGATGACTTTCTGACTGACCTGGCAACTCTCGAGATTCCGGTTATGATAATCAGCGGCAATCATGATAGTCCTGAGCGGCTTAATTTTGGCAGTCGGATTATGGGAAAGCATCAGGTATATATTGCCGGGCAGTTTAATGGCCAACTTGAAAAAGTTACGTTTAAAGATGATTATGGTAAAATAAATGTTTATCTGATGCCTTTTTTAAAGCCGGTGGTCGTCAACCGGAAATTATCGCTGGAAACAAAGACTTATGATGAAAGTATCAGAGAAACACTTAATACAGTAAAAATTAATCAAACGGAAAGAAATATTCTGGTTGCCCATCAGTTTGTTACCTCAGGTGAGAAGAATCCTGAGCGATCCGATTCAGAGGTTAAGTCTTTAGGGGGAGTCGATAATGTGGATGTGTCAGCATTTGATGCCTTTGATTATGTAGCCCTTGGTCATATTCACCGCCCCCAGCAAATGGGGAGAGAAACGGTCCGTTACTGTGGATCACCTTTAAAGTATTCTTTTTCTGAATCTAAGCATCAGAAGTCGGTGACCCTGCTAGACTTTCAGGAAAAAAGCAACTTAAAGCAAAAACAGATAGAACTTCATCCGCGCAGAGATTTAAGGGAAATTCGCTGCTCTTTAAGTGACTTAGAAGCTGGGAAAGCCCTGGAAGAAGTATCTGCTGATTGTTATGTGCATATAATCTTAACCGATGAAGAGGAAATTATTGATGCTATTGGAAAGGTTCGTCAAATCTATCCCCACGTAATGATTCTGGATTTTGATAATTGCAGAAGTAGAGAAAACGAAAGTCTCAATAATCTGACCAGTGAAGATTTAAAAGAAAAATCTCATCTTGAGCTTTTTTCAGACTTTTACATGAATCAGAATAATCTGAAAATGACAGAATCACAAATAAATATCTTTACGGAAATTATTGAAAAGCTCAAGGAGAGAAGCCTGTGAAACCGATAAAACTTACGATGAGCGGCTTTTGCCCCTATGCAGATACGGTTGAAATTGATTTTGATCTTTTTGACGGCAGTGGTCTTTTTCTGATTACCGGTGAAACCGGTGCCGGAAAAACAACAATATTTGATGGGATATCCTTTGCCCTATTTGGAGAAGCCAGTGGTGAAAACCGTGGCAATGATATGCTTCGTAGTGATTTTGCCAAGCCGGAAACACCGACATTTGTTAAACTGGTCTTTGAAGATAAGGGGCATACTTATGAGATTGAGCGAAATCCAAAGTACTATCGCCCCAAAAAACGCGGAGACTCGGGTGAAATGACTTTGCAAAATGCCAATGCCAGTTTGATTTTACCAGACAATGGGGTGATTTCTGGCGCTCGTGAAGTAACAGACCATGTTGTTGAGCTGCTGGGGATTAATCATCAGCAGTTTAAGCAGATTTCGATGGTTGCCCAAGGTGAATTTTTAAAGCTGCTCTTTGCTGATAGTGACGAACGCGGCAAGATTTTTCGGAAAGTTTTTGGCACTGAAATTTATGAAAGAACTCAAAAAGAACTGAAAAATAAAATGATTAGCCTTAAAAAAGACCTGGCTGACATTGATCAATCTATTCTTCAGTATAATGACGGCATTATCTGTGAAGGCGAAAAAGAAGAAGCCTATCTAAATCTAAAAGATAGTGTTTACGGATTGCCGCAAATGCTGCTACTGCTTAACGAGCTGATTGAAGAGAGCAGCAGACAGAGAAAAGGATTGTCAGAAGAAAATATAATGCTTCAGCGCGAAATCAATAAGTTGGTGGAGCAGATTAGTAAAGGGGAGCAAATTAACAGCTTGTTTGAAGAGCTGGAGATTGAGACCAGTAGGTCGATTAGACTTTCTGAGAAAGCTGATGCGATCCAAATTAAAAAGCAGGAGCTGGAGTTGGGGAAACTGGCGCTTTATCAGGTTAAGCCTGCCTTTGATGACTATGGGCGCCTGGAAAAACAGCAAAAAGAAATCGAAGCAAATATTGAGAAAAACCGACAGGTTATCACCCAAAGTCTACCGCTCAAAGAAAGAGGGAAAATAGAACTCGATAAGCTAAAAGACCAGGAGCCGCAACGTGAGGTCTTAGCTACCGAAATAAAAAATCTTGAGGCCAGTTTGCCGGAATATGAAAAACTGGCGGAAGTCAACAGTAGACTGCATGAACTTGAAGGGGAAAGAAAAAAGCAAAATGAACGGTTATTTGAAGGTGGTAAATTTTTAAGTGAGCAAAAAGATCGAATTGAAAATATCCAATTAGAATTAAATCCCTTAAAAGATGTTGAAACCAGAAAAATAAGACTGGAACAAAATCTGGAAATTAAACAAAAAGAGCGCGCCGATCTGCAAGAAATAATCAAAAATATTAAAAGCGGCCAGGATATTAAGCAAGAATACAAGTCAAAACAAAAAGAATGTCAAGACAAAGAACAAGACTATAATTTATTTAAACAGCAGTATGACGAACAGGAACGCCTTTTTTATCGGGAACAGGCAGGGATACTGGCAGAAACGCTAACAGCAGATGTGCCCTGCCCGGTTTGCGGATCAATTAGCCATCCGAATAAGGCGAAGAAGGCAGCTAACGCCCCTAGTCAGGAAAAGCTGAACAATGAGAAAAAAGAACTGGAGAAAATTCGCACTGCCTGGACAAAATTAAGCGAAATCTGTAATGGACTTAAAACTAAATATGAGACCAGGCGTGAACAAATAAGAACAGATGCCGGGAAACTAAATTTCGACGTATCTTTAAAGGGGCCGGAAATTCTTGAAGCAAGCAGCGAACGAGAAACTAGCGTAAACGCGGCTATTAAAAAACTCCAGGAGGAACTGGTAGCGGCTCAACAAGCAGTTTTATTAAAACAGAAGCTTGAAAAAGAAACAGAAATTCGTCAGAATAAAGTCAATTTGAGTGAACAGGAAATCGAAAAAATTAAAGCGGCAATTGCTCAATTAGAAGTCAACGCTACCGCCATAAAAACTGAAATTCAGGGTTTTAAGAAACGGTTGGAATTTTCTGAACAGCTAGAGGCTCAAAAGGTTTTAAAAGAAAAACAGAAAGACCTGAGCCAAAGAAAAGCGGAATTTTTAGCGGCACAAAAGACTTATCAGGCGATTTGTGATCGGCTCAATCATGAAGAGACTTTAATGAATGCTAACTCTGACCAGCTTGAAAAAACACTTGAAGAAAAAGAGTTGGCACAAAAGCTACTTGAAAAAAAACTTATGGAGTATGGTTTTAACGAACTAAAAGCTTATGAATCGGCGGTCATGTCAGAACAGGCCTTGAAGGAAAGAGAAGTAGAAATTAATCTCTATAATCAGGAGACTAATGAAATCCAGACAAGGATCAATCAACTGAAAAAACAGATTGCCGGTCAGGAAAAAGCTGATATCCAGAAACTTAAGAATAATCAGCAAGACTTAAAAGAAAAACAGATTAAGCTTCAGGGTGAGCAGGCAAACGTTGAACATATTATTCAAACCAATCAGAAGATTTTACAAGAACTGCAGGTAAAATCCCGGGAAAGAGATAGTATTGAAAAAAATTACAGCGAAATAAAAGTACTTTCCGATACAGCAAATGGCGATTTAAGCGGCAAACAGAAACTGGCATTTGAGCAATACGTTCAGGGCGTTTATTTCGATATGATCTTAAAAGAAGCTAATAAGCGTTTCGGCTTTATGAGTGGCAACCGTTATGCATTAGTCAGGAAAGAAGGGAGTGCCGATAAAAAAAGTAAATCCGGCCTGGAAATAGATGTTAAGGACCGGCATACAGCTAAAAACAGAAGTGTGAAATCTTTGTCCGGAGGAGAGTCGTTTAAGGCTTCTCTATCGCTAGCATTGGGACTTTCAGATGTCGTTCAGAATTTTTCTGGTGGTGTACAGGTTGAGACCATGTTTATTGACGAGGGTTTTGGAACCTTAGATAGTGAATCTCTAGAAACAGCTATGGGTATCCTGGCTGATTTGACTGAAGGAAACCGATTAGTCGGTATTATTTCACACCTCGAAGAACTTAAAAGCAGAATTGATAAAAAGATTGTTATAACTAGAAATCCTCAAGGCAGCAGCATACAGGTTCAAGCCTAGATGTCGAGTTAAATCCTAATTTAGAGATGAATTTATAAGGAGCCGATGATGAATGGACTTACTAAAAAAATATTCAAATGCATCTCACCACCGGGAGATGGAGATATCCGTGGAGATCGGGAGAGGATTCTCGATGCCTTGAGTCAGGAATTTGGACAAGTACGTTTACCTGAGCGGTTGTTAAAAAAAATATATCCGCTGTGTCGTGATGCCAACTGGCAAATTACAGTGACATTAATCAACTTGGA
This genomic interval from Eubacteriaceae bacterium ES3 contains the following:
- a CDS encoding SMC family ATPase; its protein translation is MKPIKLTMSGFCPYADTVEIDFDLFDGSGLFLITGETGAGKTTIFDGISFALFGEASGENRGNDMLRSDFAKPETPTFVKLVFEDKGHTYEIERNPKYYRPKKRGDSGEMTLQNANASLILPDNGVISGAREVTDHVVELLGINHQQFKQISMVAQGEFLKLLFADSDERGKIFRKVFGTEIYERTQKELKNKMISLKKDLADIDQSILQYNDGIICEGEKEEAYLNLKDSVYGLPQMLLLLNELIEESSRQRKGLSEENIMLQREINKLVEQISKGEQINSLFEELEIETSRSIRLSEKADAIQIKKQELELGKLALYQVKPAFDDYGRLEKQQKEIEANIEKNRQVITQSLPLKERGKIELDKLKDQEPQREVLATEIKNLEASLPEYEKLAEVNSRLHELEGERKKQNERLFEGGKFLSEQKDRIENIQLELNPLKDVETRKIRLEQNLEIKQKERADLQEIIKNIKSGQDIKQEYKSKQKECQDKEQDYNLFKQQYDEQERLFYREQAGILAETLTADVPCPVCGSISHPNKAKKAANAPSQEKLNNEKKELEKIRTAWTKLSEICNGLKTKYETRREQIRTDAGKLNFDVSLKGPEILEASSERETSVNAAIKKLQEELVAAQQAVLLKQKLEKETEIRQNKVNLSEQEIEKIKAAIAQLEVNATAIKTEIQGFKKRLEFSEQLEAQKVLKEKQKDLSQRKAEFLAAQKTYQAICDRLNHEETLMNANSDQLEKTLEEKELAQKLLEKKLMEYGFNELKAYESAVMSEQALKEREVEINLYNQETNEIQTRINQLKKQIAGQEKADIQKLKNNQQDLKEKQIKLQGEQANVEHIIQTNQKILQELQVKSRERDSIEKNYSEIKVLSDTANGDLSGKQKLAFEQYVQGVYFDMILKEANKRFGFMSGNRYALVRKEGSADKKSKSGLEIDVKDRHTAKNRSVKSLSGGESFKASLSLALGLSDVVQNFSGGVQVETMFIDEGFGTLDSESLETAMGILADLTEGNRLVGIISHLEELKSRIDKKIVITRNPQGSSIQVQA